One Dioscorea cayenensis subsp. rotundata cultivar TDr96_F1 chromosome 15, TDr96_F1_v2_PseudoChromosome.rev07_lg8_w22 25.fasta, whole genome shotgun sequence genomic region harbors:
- the LOC120277546 gene encoding LOW QUALITY PROTEIN: uncharacterized protein LOC120277546 (The sequence of the model RefSeq protein was modified relative to this genomic sequence to represent the inferred CDS: deleted 1 base in 1 codon) — protein sequence MGPRRREGGSVLKLVHPGRFVEVHRKPVAASEIMAKNPRHSITRPDVFRNPHVVVRPDALLKTGHVFFIRWEARVHPKRPFCNHCSKPLRTCLCSRFTSPPIDNSIAITVLQHNLEKRHPLNSIRIAKLGLRNLSIIPISDVNLRSSLLIRPLDPNPNDPNHPQMLDFGDIGECRAEEQGEKCRIRWHDECISIGVDRGAKPNMKSVLASPIGKAAISNGFTAKKIQTKQTRRGSSDETEDVEEYEIVIPAGTALLYPGDGAITLEAVDFEVKHLIVLDGTWGKARRMYCENPWLQLMPRLRLDWKSESLYSEVRHEPKAGCLSTIESIMCALKALHGGEEEKLDELLMLFESMVGDQRRLKDEKFKIMESKS from the exons ATGGGACCCCGCCGGAGAGAGGGTGGCAGCGTTTTGAAGCTAGTCCACCCTGGCAGGTTTGTTGAGGTTCACCGGAAGCCAGTGGCAGCCTCGGAGATCATGGCAAAGAATCCAAGGCACTCAATAACAAGGCCGGATGTATTCAGAAACCCACATGTTGTTGTGCGGCCTGATGCACTGCTTAAAACTGGGCATGTCTTCTTCATT aGATGGGAAGCGAGGGTCCATCCAAAGAGACCCTTCTGCAACCACTGCTCCAAACCCCTCCGCACCTGCCTCTGCTCGCGCTTTACCTCGCCGCCGATCGACAACTCCATCGCCATCACCGTCCTCCAGCACAACCTCGAGAAGCGCCATCCCCTCAACTCCATCCGCATCGCCAAGCTTGGCCTCAGAAACCTCTCTATCATCCCCATCTCCGACGTCAACCTTCGCTCCAGCCTCCTCATCCGCCCTCTCGATCCCAACCCCAACGACCCTAATCACCCTCAAATG TTGGATTTCGGTGATATCGGAGAGTGCCGAGCTGAAGAACAAGGTGAAAAATGCAGGATCAGATGGCACGATGAATGCATCTCAATTGGAGTGGATCGCGGGGCGAAGCCCAACATGAAATCAGTCCTGGCGTCGCCGATCGGCAAAGCAGCGATCTCAAATGGATTTACAGCGAAAAAGATCCAAACAAAGCAAACGCGAAGGGGAAGCAGCGATGAAACCGAGGACGTAGAAGAGTATGAGATCGTGATACCTGCGGGAACGGCATTGCTCTATCCAGGTGATGGAGCTATCACATTGGAGGCTGTGGATTTCGAAGTGAAGCATCTGATCGTCTTGGATGGCACTTGGGGGAAGGCGAGGAGGATGTACTGCGAGAATCCATGGCTGCAGCTGATGCCGCGGCTGAGGTTGGATTGGAAGAGCGAGAGCTTGTACAGTGAGGTGCGGCACGAGCCAAAGGCCGGATGCTTGTCGACCATCGAGAGCATCATGTGCGCACTGAAGGCGCTGCACGGCGGCGAGGAGGAAAAGCTGGATGAGCTCTTGATGCTTTTCGAATCCATGGTTGGAGATCAGAGGAGATTGAAGGAtgagaaattcaaaataatggaatcaaaatcctag